In Roseimicrobium gellanilyticum, one genomic interval encodes:
- the metE gene encoding 5-methyltetrahydropteroyltriglutamate--homocysteine S-methyltransferase produces MTTNESATTTASSPAPLFSHSLGFPRVGARRELKKAVESFWKGASDETALQTTARELRATHWKLQSDAGIDLIPSNDFSLYDQVLDMSCLVGNVPERFGWDGKGDVNLETYFAMARGRSGEKKESASHTHDGECGCGSHGATACEMTKWFDTNYHYLVPEFNDGTTFRLASQKPFAEFQEALALGHRTKPVLLGPVSYLYLGKVHGGTNPSFDRFKLLPKLLEVYGEVLQKLAAQGAKWVQLDEPIFALDLDTTIKQYFTTAYDVLREKAGALKLITACYFGAAGANFLSLARLPVEAIHLDATRGASDLEHGLEVVPTRTIVSLGVVDGRNVWKNDFASSLKVIDQVVQKLGRDRVWLAPSCSLLHSPVSLQHETKLEPAIKSWMSFAAEKLGEVSTLARLAVSAARETDAAWIGNQSALASKATDPRLQVPAVRERVAALTPGDEQRDSAFAKRQEVQRNRLKLPAFPTTTIGSFPQTDEVRSWRARWRKGSLTDAEYEALLGEETARCVRVQEELDIDVLVHGEFERNDMVEYFGEQLDGFTFTQNGWVQSYGSRCVKPPVIFGDVSRPHPMTVRWFQYAQSLTSRPMKGMLTGPITILNWSFVRNDLSRPDVCRQIALAIRDEVRDLEAAGCRVIQIDEAALRECLPLREKDRAFYLQWTVASFRVAASVVRDDTQIHTHMCYSNFNDIIEAIAAMDADVITIETSRSSMELLDAFVRFQYPNEIGPGVYDIHSPRVPPAAEMRELMDRASAVLPKDNLWVNPDCGLKTRGWPEVKAALANMVNVAHALRG; encoded by the coding sequence ATGACTACGAATGAATCCGCAACCACAACTGCATCCTCCCCTGCCCCGCTCTTCTCGCATTCGCTGGGCTTTCCCCGCGTCGGAGCCAGACGCGAACTCAAGAAAGCCGTCGAGTCCTTCTGGAAGGGCGCCTCGGATGAAACCGCGCTGCAAACTACCGCACGGGAGCTGCGCGCCACGCACTGGAAGCTCCAGTCGGATGCCGGCATCGATTTGATCCCGAGCAATGATTTCAGCCTGTATGACCAGGTGCTCGACATGTCCTGCCTCGTGGGCAATGTGCCGGAGCGCTTCGGCTGGGATGGCAAGGGCGATGTGAATCTGGAAACCTACTTCGCCATGGCGCGAGGCCGCTCCGGGGAAAAGAAGGAAAGTGCCTCGCACACACATGATGGTGAGTGCGGCTGCGGCAGCCACGGCGCGACTGCCTGTGAAATGACAAAATGGTTCGACACGAACTACCACTACCTCGTGCCCGAGTTCAACGACGGCACCACTTTCCGCCTCGCGAGCCAGAAGCCCTTCGCAGAGTTCCAGGAAGCGCTCGCGCTGGGTCATCGCACCAAGCCCGTGCTGCTCGGTCCGGTGAGCTATCTTTACCTCGGCAAGGTTCACGGAGGCACAAACCCTTCCTTTGATCGCTTCAAACTGCTTCCCAAACTTCTCGAAGTGTACGGCGAGGTGCTGCAGAAGCTCGCCGCGCAGGGCGCGAAATGGGTGCAACTCGATGAGCCGATCTTCGCACTGGATCTGGATACTACGATCAAGCAGTACTTCACCACGGCGTATGACGTACTGCGTGAAAAAGCCGGTGCACTGAAGCTCATCACGGCATGCTACTTCGGCGCGGCAGGCGCAAACTTCCTCTCACTCGCCCGTCTCCCCGTGGAAGCCATCCATCTGGATGCCACCCGTGGCGCCAGCGATCTGGAGCACGGGCTCGAAGTGGTGCCCACGCGCACCATCGTCTCGCTTGGCGTGGTGGACGGACGCAATGTCTGGAAGAACGACTTCGCCTCCTCGCTGAAAGTCATCGACCAGGTCGTGCAGAAGCTGGGCCGTGATCGCGTGTGGCTCGCGCCGTCCTGTTCACTGCTGCACTCCCCCGTGAGTCTGCAGCACGAGACGAAGCTTGAGCCGGCCATCAAGAGCTGGATGTCCTTCGCTGCTGAGAAGCTCGGTGAAGTCTCCACGCTGGCACGCCTCGCGGTATCTGCTGCTCGCGAAACCGATGCAGCGTGGATTGGGAATCAATCCGCACTCGCATCCAAGGCCACCGATCCGAGACTGCAGGTGCCCGCCGTGCGTGAACGCGTGGCGGCCCTCACCCCCGGGGACGAGCAACGCGACTCCGCCTTCGCCAAGCGCCAGGAAGTACAACGGAACCGCCTGAAGCTCCCCGCCTTCCCCACCACCACCATCGGCTCCTTCCCGCAGACCGATGAAGTGCGAAGCTGGCGTGCCCGCTGGCGCAAGGGCTCACTCACCGACGCAGAATACGAAGCGCTGCTGGGCGAGGAGACCGCGCGTTGCGTGCGTGTGCAGGAGGAGCTCGATATCGATGTGCTGGTGCATGGTGAGTTCGAGCGCAATGACATGGTGGAATACTTCGGCGAGCAACTCGATGGCTTCACCTTCACACAGAATGGCTGGGTGCAGAGCTACGGCAGCCGTTGCGTGAAGCCACCGGTGATCTTCGGCGATGTGTCGCGTCCTCATCCCATGACGGTGCGCTGGTTCCAGTATGCACAGAGCCTCACCTCGCGCCCCATGAAGGGCATGCTCACCGGCCCCATCACGATTCTGAACTGGAGCTTCGTGCGCAATGACCTGTCGCGCCCGGATGTTTGCCGCCAGATCGCACTCGCCATCCGCGATGAAGTGCGTGACCTCGAAGCCGCCGGCTGCCGTGTGATTCAGATCGATGAAGCTGCACTGCGCGAGTGCCTGCCGCTTCGCGAGAAGGATCGAGCCTTCTATCTCCAGTGGACCGTGGCATCATTCCGTGTTGCTGCGTCGGTTGTGCGGGATGACACACAGATCCACACGCATATGTGCTACAGCAACTTCAATGACATCATTGAAGCCATCGCGGCCATGGATGCGGATGTGATCACCATCGAGACTTCACGCTCCAGCATGGAACTCCTCGATGCCTTCGTGCGCTTCCAGTACCCGAATGAAATCGGACCCGGCGTGTACGACATCCACAGCCCCCGTGTCCCGCCCGCAGCGGAAATGCGCGAACTCATGGATCGCGCCTCCGCCGTGCTGCCCAAGGACAACCTGTGGGTGAATCCCGACTGCGGCCTCAAGACCCGCGGCTGGCCTGAGGTGAAAGCAGCGCTGGCGAATATGGTGAACGTAGCGCACGCGTTGCGCGGCTGA
- a CDS encoding acyloxyacyl hydrolase, giving the protein MRPYTTRLSLLLALSSASLLLTAQVVCAGTTAYSSKQVQQRVETFDPYRKGVTEVELSAGHFWSVGTKGTVRRPDTEWIMGSARFGWMLNDASGSGPFRGNWEFLVGAFGDYFYDGPGNYFVGADLNLRYNFVQPNATVVPFIQIGAGGAYGDWADEAPEQGLVGTDWNWELQGALGVRWMLSERLALVTYAQWQHFSNGGSSNNNRGLNGVGAMAGLSWFF; this is encoded by the coding sequence ATGAGACCATACACGACTCGCCTGTCTCTTCTCCTCGCCCTGAGCTCCGCATCGCTACTCTTGACAGCGCAGGTTGTTTGCGCAGGAACCACGGCCTATTCCTCCAAGCAAGTCCAACAGCGGGTGGAGACTTTTGATCCCTATCGCAAGGGTGTCACTGAAGTCGAACTCAGTGCCGGCCACTTCTGGTCCGTCGGGACGAAGGGAACCGTGCGCCGTCCAGATACGGAGTGGATCATGGGCTCGGCCCGTTTTGGCTGGATGCTGAATGATGCCTCTGGCTCGGGTCCCTTCCGTGGGAACTGGGAATTCCTGGTGGGTGCGTTCGGCGACTACTTCTATGACGGTCCCGGCAACTACTTCGTAGGAGCGGACCTGAACCTGCGGTACAACTTCGTGCAACCCAACGCCACCGTGGTGCCCTTCATCCAAATCGGCGCCGGTGGTGCGTATGGCGACTGGGCAGATGAAGCGCCGGAGCAGGGGCTGGTGGGAACAGACTGGAACTGGGAACTTCAAGGTGCTCTCGGTGTCCGCTGGATGCTTAGCGAGCGACTCGCCCTGGTCACCTATGCTCAGTGGCAGCACTTCTCCAATGGCGGCAGCTCCAACAACAATCGCGGTCTCAATGGCGTGGGTGCGATGGCGGGATTGAGCTGGTTCTTCTAA
- a CDS encoding Rrf2 family transcriptional regulator, producing MELSRFSDYSLRVLIYAAARENQKVTLSELAQAYRISHHHLVKIVHYLGKVGFLSNRRGRSGGIQLGKKPGDIRVGDVIRQTETHFNLAECFNPATDMCRISPTCRLKGVFHEARDAFLDVLDHYTLEDLVQNRGPILRLLTLNGTTPPPPAAAAAMAAPLEVPR from the coding sequence ATGGAACTCAGCCGCTTTTCTGACTACTCGCTCCGGGTGCTGATCTACGCGGCCGCGCGGGAAAACCAGAAGGTGACGCTGAGCGAACTGGCGCAGGCGTACCGCATCTCTCACCATCACCTTGTAAAAATCGTCCACTACCTGGGCAAGGTGGGCTTCCTGAGCAATCGACGTGGTCGCTCGGGTGGCATCCAGCTTGGCAAGAAGCCGGGGGACATTCGGGTGGGAGATGTGATTCGCCAGACGGAAACTCACTTCAATCTCGCGGAATGCTTCAATCCCGCCACGGACATGTGCCGCATCTCACCCACGTGCCGGCTGAAGGGCGTGTTTCATGAGGCACGGGATGCATTTCTCGATGTGCTGGATCACTACACCCTGGAGGATCTGGTGCAGAATCGCGGTCCCATCCTGCGATTGCTCACGCTGAACGGCACCACTCCACCTCCACCTGCTGCCGCCGCAGCGATGGCTGCTCCGCTGGAAGTGCCGAGGTAA
- the trmB gene encoding tRNA (guanosine(46)-N7)-methyltransferase TrmB produces MSTSADPILVPTDYFRELTPQEIFADGERPLELDLGSGDGTFLVEMAALHPERNFLGVERLLGRVEKTAKRIRQRGLKNVRVLRLETTYTVAWLLPANLASRIHLLCPDPWPKKKHHGRRLLNDPEFLAGLHKVLRDGGEFLVKTDDHHYYEHVLEVMAGQARFQRLDWPEGAFPYPKTDFEVQWLALSKSVERARWRKLPPVV; encoded by the coding sequence ATGTCCACCTCTGCTGATCCGATCCTCGTCCCCACTGACTACTTTCGCGAACTCACGCCTCAGGAGATTTTTGCCGATGGTGAGCGTCCGCTGGAACTGGACCTCGGCAGCGGGGACGGCACCTTCCTGGTGGAAATGGCGGCGCTGCATCCGGAGAGGAATTTCCTGGGTGTGGAGCGCCTGCTCGGGCGGGTGGAGAAGACAGCCAAGCGAATCCGCCAGCGTGGGCTGAAGAATGTCCGCGTGCTGCGGCTGGAAACCACCTACACCGTGGCCTGGCTGCTGCCCGCGAACCTTGCCAGCCGCATCCACCTGCTGTGCCCGGATCCCTGGCCGAAGAAGAAGCACCATGGCCGCCGCCTGCTGAATGACCCGGAATTCCTCGCGGGCCTGCACAAGGTCCTGCGGGACGGGGGTGAGTTCCTCGTGAAGACGGACGATCATCACTACTACGAGCATGTGCTGGAGGTCATGGCTGGCCAGGCACGGTTCCAGCGGCTGGACTGGCCCGAGGGTGCCTTTCCCTATCCGAAGACCGATTTTGAGGTGCAGTGGCTGGCGCTTAGCAAGTCCGTGGAGCGCGCCCGGTGGCGAAAGCTTCCGCCGGTAGTTTGA
- the gspG gene encoding type II secretion system major pseudopilin GspG → MKLPSLRTRFHLLSQQRRRPSGFTLVELVLVLTILAVLMGAAIYQLNKSGFFEQAVDQTIKSDLDNTISIALESYRNAAGRFPTTEQGLEALVEKPTKDPIPDRWYSYLKEVPKDPWKQPYKYRYPATKSKDGYDVYSVGKDGQDGTEDDVGNWKPTEAK, encoded by the coding sequence ATGAAACTGCCCTCCCTCCGCACCCGATTCCATCTCCTGTCACAGCAGCGCCGCCGCCCTTCCGGCTTCACCCTGGTCGAGCTCGTGCTGGTGCTCACCATCCTCGCCGTGCTCATGGGTGCCGCGATTTACCAGCTCAACAAGAGCGGATTCTTCGAGCAGGCAGTCGACCAGACCATCAAGAGCGACCTCGACAACACCATCAGCATCGCCTTGGAGTCGTACCGCAATGCCGCCGGTCGTTTCCCCACCACTGAACAGGGTCTGGAAGCCCTCGTGGAAAAGCCCACCAAGGACCCCATTCCGGACCGCTGGTACTCGTACCTGAAGGAAGTGCCGAAGGATCCGTGGAAGCAGCCCTACAAGTACCGCTACCCCGCCACCAAGTCCAAGGACGGCTATGATGTCTACTCCGTGGGCAAGGACGGCCAGGACGGCACGGAAGATGACGTGGGTAACTGGAAGCCCACCGAGGCCAAATAA
- a CDS encoding prepilin-type N-terminal cleavage/methylation domain-containing protein produces the protein MNVRSPRPPLPPEFRTAAFTLIELVLVLAILAIILGAAVPSVSGLMQDAEARKPLEDLARLAKQTRLRAMEEKRPYQIAFTGTGYTATRYLSPYLQAAQIDEFIQRTELEAEQKMEAGLTQESGETTESVVAAESSTGGPQQSAPPAAAFKEWTEKHTLPEGMTCSIQYWYEPQATPIEGTEVKLWVFQPTGMVAPLTVTMTTSSGASYSAKFNALTADIVKETSN, from the coding sequence ATGAACGTACGCAGCCCCCGCCCTCCGCTCCCGCCGGAGTTCCGGACGGCTGCGTTCACGCTGATTGAGCTCGTTCTGGTGCTGGCGATCCTTGCCATCATCCTGGGTGCAGCGGTACCGAGCGTCTCCGGCCTCATGCAGGATGCGGAGGCGCGGAAGCCACTGGAGGACCTCGCCCGCCTGGCAAAGCAGACCCGCCTGCGCGCCATGGAGGAGAAGCGTCCCTACCAGATCGCCTTCACCGGCACCGGCTACACAGCCACCCGCTACCTTTCACCCTACCTGCAGGCAGCGCAGATTGATGAGTTCATCCAGCGCACAGAGCTGGAGGCGGAGCAGAAGATGGAAGCCGGTCTCACGCAAGAGAGTGGCGAGACGACGGAAAGCGTCGTGGCGGCAGAGTCCTCAACTGGCGGCCCGCAACAGTCCGCTCCTCCCGCCGCCGCCTTCAAGGAGTGGACCGAGAAACATACGCTGCCGGAGGGCATGACCTGCAGCATCCAATATTGGTATGAGCCACAGGCCACCCCCATCGAAGGCACCGAGGTGAAGCTCTGGGTCTTCCAACCCACCGGCATGGTCGCCCCGCTCACCGTCACCATGACCACCTCCAGCGGCGCCTCCTATTCCGCGAAGTTCAATGCCCTGACAGCAGACATCGTCAAAGAGACTTCCAACTGA
- a CDS encoding type II secretion system protein GspJ — protein MLSGMVFGVVRVSMTTAMENRQIQLENDELNRFITLCRHSFQSLPSTAILTLKITDTAQPVKQELTLTGAPDAFSFGLNPMSYNDTIIGTRPDYAATEASTTGQQMYYLALSRKDVIPKDPNSGEVVAQTTGEGVAAPDDQGRYWMPLMQNVTSLTWRFYQVNDDTWVEEWDSTNLPQLVEMNLLLAERTQPIRVVFALPAVKLAGANPALRPQTSTTSSSQGGGGGGGGGNNDGGRGGGNNQDGGRGRGDGGDRGRGGDGGRGRGDGGGRGDGGPPQGGPGGGRGPGGSGGGQGNFGGGMQPGGGGGGSTSAPSGGGGR, from the coding sequence ATGCTCTCTGGCATGGTCTTCGGCGTGGTGCGTGTCTCGATGACCACGGCGATGGAGAACCGCCAGATCCAGCTCGAGAATGATGAGCTGAACCGCTTCATCACGCTCTGCCGTCATTCCTTCCAGAGCCTCCCCTCCACCGCGATCCTCACGCTGAAGATCACCGACACCGCGCAGCCCGTGAAGCAGGAGCTCACGCTCACTGGTGCTCCGGATGCCTTCTCCTTTGGGCTGAATCCAATGTCGTACAACGACACCATCATCGGCACCCGTCCCGATTATGCTGCCACTGAGGCCTCCACCACGGGACAACAAATGTACTACCTTGCCCTCAGCCGGAAGGACGTCATTCCGAAGGACCCCAACAGCGGTGAGGTGGTGGCCCAGACCACTGGCGAGGGCGTGGCCGCCCCAGACGATCAGGGCCGCTACTGGATGCCACTCATGCAAAATGTGACCTCGCTCACATGGCGCTTCTACCAGGTGAACGACGATACCTGGGTGGAGGAATGGGATTCCACAAATCTGCCGCAGCTCGTGGAGATGAATCTCCTCCTTGCCGAGCGCACTCAACCCATCCGTGTCGTCTTTGCACTCCCAGCAGTAAAGCTGGCCGGGGCAAATCCCGCGCTGCGTCCGCAGACCAGCACCACCTCTTCCAGCCAGGGTGGCGGTGGCGGTGGCGGCGGTGGAAACAACGACGGAGGCCGTGGCGGTGGCAACAATCAGGACGGAGGTCGTGGCCGTGGTGACGGTGGCGATCGCGGTCGCGGAGGAGATGGTGGTCGTGGCCGCGGCGATGGCGGCGGTCGCGGTGACGGTGGTCCTCCCCAAGGAGGGCCGGGTGGCGGTCGTGGTCCAGGAGGTTCCGGCGGTGGGCAGGGAAATTTTGGCGGAGGTATGCAACCTGGAGGAGGTGGCGGCGGTTCTACCAGCGCGCCATCGGGAGGTGGAGGCAGGTAA